Within the Herbaspirillum sp. RTI4 genome, the region ATAGTGCGGCCGATATCGGCGTTGTAAGCCGTCACCGCAAACAAGGCCGCGGGATGCGGCGGAATCAAACCATGCACCACCGACAAACCCGCCACCATAGGTATGCCGACCATGATCATCGAAGTTCCGGTGCGCTTTGCCACATTGAACGCAATCGGAATCAACAGCACGAAACCGACTTCAAAAAAGACCGGCAGACCGACGATCAGCGCCACCACCATCATGGCCCAGTGCACACGTTTTGGTCCGAAAACGCGAATGAGCGTATTGGCGACCTGCTCGGCTCCGCCCGACTCCGCCATCATCTTGCCGAACATGGTACCCAGCCCGACCACCAGTGCGATATGCCCCAGAGCGCCGCCGACGCCGGTTTCATACGACTTGACGATGCCGGTCATCGGCATGCCAACCGCCCAGCCCAGAATCAGTGATACCAGGATCAACACAATGAACGGATTCATTTTGAATTTGGCAATCAGCACCACCAGTGCCACCACCGCCACTGCCGCATACAAAAGCAAGCTAGTTCCCTGAACCATCTCCATCACATTCTCCTGATTATCATTATTTGAATTGTTAATTGCTGTTGTGCGTTCATTCCAGCCTTGCGCTTATTCTTCGCTTATTTTTTATAAGCGATGCAATCGACTTCCACCTTGCAATCGACCACCATGCTGGACTGCACGCAAGCACGCGCCGGTGGATTCGCGCCAAAGTATTCTTTGAACACCCGGTTGAAGGAAGGAAAATCACGCGCATCGTCCAGCCAAACGCCGCACCGTACCACATGTTCAGGGCCATAACCGACTTCTTTCATGATCGCCATCACGTTCTGAATCGCCTTGTGCGACTGCGCGATGATGCCGCCGTCAATCACTTCGCCGTTTTCCATCGGCACCTGTCCCGACACATACAGCCAGCCATCTGCTTCTACCGCACGAGCGAAAGGCAAATGCTGGCCGCCGGTTCCTGAACCGCCCTCAACACCGTATCGTTTGATTGTCATAGTTGTACCCAAGCCTTCATCGAAGTGTCATCGTTCAAAAAATCACCTTGCGGCAACAGGACGAAGCCCTGTCTGCCGCGCTAAAAACCGTCCGGCCCGCAAGCCGGTCGCTTCTTTTTTACTCCCGCCCAGATACGACAAAACACCGTTCACCCACACCGCCTCAATGCCCTCGGCAGGCTGCATGGGATCGTCAAAGGTGGCGGCATCGCGCACAGTTTCGGGATCGAACAGCACCAGGTCGGCCCAAAAACCGGCACGCACCAGACCGCGCTCAAGAAGACCAAAACGCTCCGCCGACAAACCCGTCATCTTGCGGATGGCCACAGTCAGCGGAAACAATTTTTGTTCGCGGCTGTAATGCCCCAGCACGCGGGGAAATGCGCCCCACAAGCGCGGATGTGGAAAGGGGTCGTTCGGTAAACCGTCAGAACCGATGACAGTCGCCGGATGATTCAGAATACGGTTGACGTCCTCATCCAGCATGCAGTGATACACCGCGCCGGCCGGCTGCAAACGGCGTGCAGTGGTAACAAGATCGAGCTGCCATTCCTTCGCAATATCGGCCAGCAGCTTGCCTCCCATGGCAGGAAATGGCTCGGACCAGGTCACGCGGATGTCGATGGTATCGGTCACCTGTTTCAAGTCCAGCGTAGAAGAACTGGCGGTGTACGGATAGCAATCGCAACCGACCGGCTGATAACGCTGCGCCTGCTCCAGCGCTTGCAGCACTTCGCCGCTGCGCCCCCAATTTTCGACACCGGCGCATTTCAGATGCGAGATCACCACCGCGACGCGCGCATGTTTGCCGATGCGGAAGGCTTCTTCCATCGCCTCCAGAATATCGGCGAATTCGCTGCGCAAATGGGTCGCATAAATTGCGCCGGCATCGGCCAGCGGTGCGGCCAGCGCCAGCACTTCCGATGTCGGCGCTTGCATGGCATTGCCATACGCCAGTCCGGTGCTGAGTCCCAACGCACCATGCTCCAGCGCTTCGCGCAACTGACTACACATGGCGGCGATTTCCGCTTCGGTCGCGGCGCGGTCGAGGCGGTCCATCTGATTGCTGCGCAAGGCTGTGTGCCCTACCAGTGCGGCCACATTGACCGATGGCTGCGCCTGATGAATAGCCTCGACATAACTGGCAAACGTCGGATAAGTAAAATCCCCGGCCTTGCCCAACAGGTTCATCGGGTCCGGCGGTTCATTCTTCAAACTGACCGGTGCGGCGCTGATGCCGCAATTGCCGACCACCACGGTAGTGACGCCTTGCGACAGCTTGGGCAGCATGCCCGGCATACGGATCACATTGGTATCGTCATGCGTGTGGACATCGATAAATCCGGGGCTCAATACTTTGCCCGCACCATCAATGATGTGCTGCGCCTGCCAGTCCGCATCAGAATCGATACCAGTGCCGGCCACAGCGATATGCAGAATACGGCCGCCAGCAAGGGCAACATCGGCCATGAAAGGCGCATTGCCGCTGCCGTCAATCACAGACACATTGCGAATTAAAGTGTCGCAAATCCGTCCGGCCGGAACGCTAGAATCATGTTGCATATCAATCTCCCAAAGGCTCACGGTTACCACCGCCGCGATGCGCATCCAGCGTGAATTTCAGGCGGCGCAACAATTCCTGGCTATGTTCTTTCTGCTGCACCGCCAGCTCGGCCATCAACACATCGAGCACCATCATCATGGCGTAGCGCGAAGAAGATGGCTTGAAAATGAAATCGGTTTCCAGCGACTTCAGCGGCAGCAGCACATCGGCCATCGCTGCCAGCGGCGAGCCCAGCGCGGTAATTGCCACGACCCGCGCACCATATTCTTTCGCCACCGCGCAACTGGAGTTGAGTTCGGGCACATTGCCGGTGGTCGAAAAAGCCAGCACCACATCGTTTTTATTAAGCGTCGCCGCCACCATTCTTTGCAGCAAGGCATCGTGGTAGGTCGCGACCGGGCGGCCCAAACGAACCAGCCGGTAACGCGCCTCATCCGACATCATGGTCGAGCCGCCGCCCATGCCAAAGGAATAAATCATGCGCGCCTGCGACAGCCATTGCACCGCTTGCCGCATGCCTTCCTGACTCAACAAGCTGCGATTGACCTCCAGCACCTTGTGAATATCGGCATAAATGATGTCGGCAATCTGCGGCGCTTCATCTGCGACGACTGGACTGGCTGTGCGCAAGAATCGCTGCCCGATGGCGGCGGCCTGCGCCAGTTTCATCTTCAGTTCGCGCACATCGCGACAACCGATGGCTTTGGCAAAACGGGTCACGCTGGCTTCGCTGACTTCGGCCTGCTTCGCCAGCGTCTGAATGCTTGCGCTGGCGGCAAACGGCAAATCGCTCAGAATCGCCTGCGCCACTTTTTGTTCGGCCTGACGCAATTGCCCGCTACGCTCGGCGATGCGGGAAACGATATCGAATGAATGAGGTGTCTGCTCCACAAGTGCCCCGTTGGTTGCGCCGCTTGGCTATAATTAAACAAATGTTACTTTGTAACATTCTTTTCGCATAGTAATTTCAAGGATATGATTGCGTCAATTGAATTATCAGAAAGATTTAATCAAATGAATGTTACAAACTATCACGCAGCACTGACGAACCCGATGATCGATTCTCTGAACAAAGGATTGGGCTCGTTTCAGCAAACCATACCCGCCGCTGAAGTCAGTGCGCTGCACTGGAACCTGCTGCGTGAAGACCTCAGCCTGCCGGCCGCGATTCTGTCCGAAGAGCGCATGTCGCACAATTTGCAGTGGATGCAGCAATTCGTCAGCGAATACGGCGTCAAGCTGGCACCACACGGCAAAACCACGATGGCACCCAAACTGTTTGCTCGCCAACTTGCGGGCGGCGCATGGGGTATCACGCTGGCCACAGCGCAGCAAACACGGGTGGCTTATCACCACGGCGTACGACGCGTGATCATGGCCAATCAACTGGTCGGCAAGCAAAACAAGGCGATCATCTCGGAGCTGATGAACGATCCTTCTTTCGATTTTTGCTGTCTGGTCGATTCCGCACGCAGCGTCGATCAATTGGGCGCATTTTTTCAGGCGCGACGACAAAGCCTGCATGTGTTGCTGGAACTGGGCGTCGATGGCGGCCGCACCGGTGTGCGCAATGACGCACAGTTAAAGGCGGTCGTCGAGGCGATTGCACGCTGGCCCGGCCACATCGTCCTGGCGGGCATCGAAGTCTATGAAGGCGTACTCAAGGAGGAGGCGGACATCCGCCATTTCCTGCAATACGCCGTAACCTGCGCCCAACAACTGGCGCAAGAAGGCCGCTTTGCCGCCCGCGCTGCGGAACGGCCGGTGATCCTGACCGGTGCCGGTTCTGCCTGGTACGACGTGGTCGCGGAAGAATTCGCCAAGACCGACATCGGCCTGCCGCTGGATGTGGTGCTGCGTCCCGGTTGCTACCTCACGCATGACGTTGGCATCTACCGCGCAGCGCAGGCGCAAATCCAGACACGCAATCCCATTGCCCGCAAAATGCGCACCGAACTGCAACCCGCCTTGCAATTGTGGGCTTACGTGCAATCGATTCCTGAATCCGGCAAAGCCATCATTGCCCTCGGCAAGCGTGACGCCGCATTCGATGCCGGCTTGCCGTTGCCCGTTCTGCATTTTCGTCCCGGCCATGCGGCACCGATCGCCACGCCGGCGCACTGGCAAGTAACCGGCATGATGGATCAGCACGCCTATCTGCAAATTGCAGAAGGCGACGACATCCAGGTCGGCGACATGCTCGGCTTCGACATTTCCCATCCCTGCCTGACTTTCGACAAATGGCGTCAGATCGCTGTCGTCAATGCCCGGTATGACGTGACCGATGTGATCCAGACCTACTTCTAAGCAAGGTCTGATCGAGTGCAATAAATAACGCAAAAACAAAGCAAAATCAGGGCAACCGATTAATCAGCGCCGCCTTCCTTTGAGCAACAACACCCGACAACCATGACGACAGACATTCTCGCTTACGGTGAGGCGATGGTGGAATTCAACCAGCGCACTCACGATCCGCGCCTGTATTTGCAGGGCTTTGGCGGTGACACTTCCAATTTCTGCATCGCCGCCGCCCGGCAAGGTGCGCGCAGCGGCTATATCAGCGCGCTAGGCAACGATATTTTCGGTCAGCAGTTGCGCGACCTGTGGCGCACCGAACAAGTCGATGCCAGCCATGTCAGTGACGATGCGCAAGCCGCCACCGGCCTGTATTTCGTTTCGCACGACAGCAACGGCCATCACTTCAGCTATGCGCGCGCCGGTTCTGCCGCCAGTCGCTACACCACGGCGCAATTACCACTGCAAGCCATCGCCGAAGCCAAAGTGCTGCATCTGTCCGGCATCAGTCTGGCGATCAGCGCCTCGGCATGCGACGCCGGTCTGGCCGCGATGGCACATGCGCGTCAGCACGGTGTACGCACCTCACTCGACACCAATCTGCGACTCAAACTCTGGCCGCTGGAACGCGCTCGCGAACAAATGCGCGCCGCCTTTTCTTTGTGCGACATTTGCCTGCCGAGCTGGGACGATGTCAGCTTGCTGACTGGTCTGGATGAGCGCGATGCGATTGTCGATACGCTGCTGTCGTACGGCATCGGGCTGGTGGCGTTCAAGCTCGGTGCAGAAGGTTGCTATGTCGCCACGCCCGACGAGCGGCGCTTGATACCGCCCTACCCGGTCGAAGCCTTCGACGCTACCGGTGCCGGCGACTGTTTTGGCGGCGCGTTGATCGCCCGTTTGGTGGCTGGCGACGATCCCTTCCTTGCCGCGCGCTACGCCAATGTCTGCGCCGCCTTATCGACTACCGGATATGGCGCAGTGGCACCGATTCCCTCGGCCGCGCAGGTCAACGCCATCCTGGCATCGGCTTAGAACCTGCTGCGCGTTGACATCCCCGTCACAATGAAGTGGCAATGATCCCCCAATGACCAGTCGCTCACGCCGCCCCGTTTTCCTTATTCCATTGCGGCAGCCACTCGCTCAGATGCTCGGCAAAGCCTTCTGCTGCCGGTGATGTCGCCCGGCGCACTGGCTGATATAAGCAGAGATAGCGCATGATTTCAGGATCGACCACGCGGCGCATCGTCAGTCCCAGCGGTCGGGCCAGTGCGCCGACATATTCGGGCGACAGCGTCGCTGCCAGTCCGGCACGGGCAATGCCCAGCGCGGTAGTGATGTTGTCCACCACGTCGATATTGCCGATGCGTTGATCCTCCGGCAGCGAATCGCTCATCTGCGCGACATTGCGCTCATGGTCGCGCCCGGCCGCCACCAAGGGCGTATTGCGCAGATCGCTCCAGCGCAGCTCGGGCTTTGCCGCTAACGGATGCCCGTACGCGCACCACAGCACCCAGGCACTCTCGCACAGCAAATGCCGCTGCACCTCGTCGCCGGTGGCGCGATCCGGTCCGACCGCCAGATCGGCGTCGCCACTGGCCACCATATCGACCAGCCGCTCCACGGACGCATCGCGGATACGTACCACGACTTTCGGCTGCTTCTGCTGATAAGCCTGAATCGCCTCCGGCAACATCACGCTCGCCAGCACCATCGGCGCGGCAATGCGCACTACGCCAGCGGCCCGGTTGCGCACATCGGCGGCGGCCGATTCAGCTTGCCGCAAGTGTTTCACCGCCGTTTCCGCCGACGCCAGGAATTCCTTGCCGGCCGACGACAAGGACACCAGCCGCGTGCTGCGATCAAACAGCCGGAAACCGATCGTTTGTTCCAGCTCGGCAATCAACTGGCTGACTGCCGAAGCGCTCAGGGACAGGCGCTGGCTGGCGGCGGTGAAACTGCGCATGTCGGCTACCGTGATGAAGGCGTCGAGCTGGCGCGGGGTAAATCGGAGTTGTGCCATGAATTTTTTCTTTTTACCTGCGATGAAAGATGGCCGACATTTTTTGCGCTTCAGTGGCCTTCTTGACAGGCAGCAAGCGCCTCAACATCCCCTGCAACGATGAGCGCCAAATGACGGGTAATGACGTCGACAGGCCAATTCCACCATGCGATCGCTTCCAGCATGACCACCACCTCGGGCGCGAACCGCGTTTTGATCAGTCTGGCCGGATTGCCACCAACGATGGTGTAAGCCGGCACATCGGCAGTGACTACCGAACGGGAGGACACGATGGCACCGTTGCCAATACTGACGCCCGGCATGATCAAGGCTTCATAGCCTATCCACACATCGTTGCCGATCACCGTGTCCCCCTTGTAGGGCAGTTCGCCCGGCGATGGCGTCACCGTCTCCCAACCGTTCCCAAAAATCTGGAAGGGATAGGTAGAAATGCCGGTGAATTTGTGATTGGCTCCGTTCATGATGAATTTGACCCCCTTCGCCAGAGCGCAAAATTTTCCGATCACTAACGTGTCGCCGATGAAAGGAAAGTGATAAAGCACATTGCGCTCGAAGTTCTCCGCATCTTCCGGGTCGTCGTAATAGGTATAGTCACCGATGATGATATTCGGGTTGCTGATCGTATTTTTGATGAAGCAAACTTGTGGGAAGCCCTCCATCGGATGTTTATTTTGCGGATTGGGTCCGTTCATAGCGCTCTCAGGTTGCGTAGTGCCGGGCTTAGCTCGAATGGCGAACAGGCCAAGCTGAAGAGAATGGCACCGCCTTATTATTAAGTAACTCTTACTAATACACTTAAATTCTTCAGTTGTGTTGGAATCCTGTGTTGAGGCATTCTTTTGCTGGCAGAATGCTTGCGAAACCATTGAATAAGCGCTGCGCAGTAGCTTAATCAGCGGTTCCCTCGTATTACTAAAATAAATCGGAGAAGACAACATGGCATTAACCCAGCGCACCACCCTCATTGCATCGCTCGTCGCCGTAGCCCTCTCGCTGATGGCGCAGACGGCACAGGCACAGATCAAAATCGGGGTGATTATTTCCGCAACCGGTCCGGCTGCTTCGCTTGGCATTCCACAAAAGAATACGGTCAGCCTGCTGCCCACCACGATCGGCGGGAAAAGTGTTGAATACATCGTCCTGGACGACAACTCCGACACCACTGCCGCAGTAAAAAATACTCGCCGCCTGGCTTCTGAAAATGTCGACGCCATCATCGGCTCGTCGATTACGCCGAACTCGCTGGCGATGGTCGACGTGGTGGCCGAAACGCAGACACCCATGATTTCGGTCGCTGCCAGCGCCAAAATCATCGAACCGATGGATGACAAACATGCGTGGGTCTTCAAGACTCCGCAAAACGATTCACTCATGGCCAGCGCCGTGGTCGAACGCATGGTGGTCGACAAGATTGCGACCGTCGCTTACATCGGTTTCAGCGACAGCTATGGCCAGGGCTGGTATAGCGAGTTCGCCAAACAGACCGAATTGCACAAGCTGAAAATCGTTGCTAATGAAGGCTATAACCGCAACGACACCAGTGTCACCGGCCAGATCCTGAAAATCATTGCGGCCAATCCTGATGCAGTCCTGATCGGCGCGGCGGGAACCCCGGCCGTGCTGCCACAACGCACACTGCGCGAGCGCGGCTACAAGGGCAAGATCTATCAGACGCATGGTGTCGCCAACAACGACTTCCTGCGCCTGGGCGGCAAAGATGTGGAAGGCACGCTGCTTCCTGCCGGTCCGGTTCTGGTGGCGGCGCTCCTGCCTGACAGCAACCCGAGCAAGAAAACCGGCCTCGACTACACCCAGAAATACGAAGCCGCTTACGGTGCTGGCAGCGTAACCACCTTCGGCGCCCATCTGTGGGATGCCGGTCTGTTGTTGCAACGCGCACTGCCGGAAGCCCTCAAGGTTGCCAAGCCAGGCACCAAGGAATTCCGCAAGGCTTTGCGTGACGCGATTGAAAACGTCAAGAACCTGACCGTTTCTCACGGCGTCATCAACATGACCAAGACCGACCACAGCGGACTCGATAACCGGGCGCGCGTGATGGTCAAGATCGAAGCCAACCACTGGGCGCTCGCTCAGTAATCCGGTCGCCGGAGTGCTTACTGAAAAGTAATTTTCGATAAGTCACTTCGGCGCAATAACTTTCCCCACAGCAGATTTTTTCTGGCGGCCCTTTCGGCTGCCGGGATTCTTGCACCCTTTTTTATCAGGACTTACGCAAAAGGCGGCTGGCTAGGCGTATTGCCGCAGACAGTGCAAGTAGCACCACAAGGCAAGTAGCACGACAAGGCAAGGCAACAACGCCAGCGGCCTTTTGCGTAAGTCCTATTTATCGAAAGAAATAATGCCAACCCCCACTCCCAACATCTCCCCCGCAGAATGGGCCGCCCGCGTCGAGCTGGCTGCCTGCTATCGCATCTTTGCCCATCTGGGCTGGATAGAACTGATCTACAACCACATCACTTTGCGTGTGCCGGGCGAAGACAAGCACTTCCTGATCAATCCCTTCGGTCTGAATTACGCCGAAGTCACCGCTTCCAACCTGATCAAGATTGACCTGCAAGGCAATATCATCGGCCACTCGGAATGGACTGCCAATCCGGCCGGCTTCACCGTGCATCGCGCCATCCATGAAAACATCGACAATGCGCATTGCGTCATGCATACGCACACTACCGCCGGGATGGCGGTTGCCTGTAGTCAGGAGGGTTTATCGATGAGCAATTTCTACGCGGCTCAATTGCACGGTCAGCTGGCCTATCATGAGTTTGAAGGCATTACCGTGCATGAGGGCGAAGCGCCGCGCCTGCTCGCTAATATCGGCAACAAACGCGCTGTCATTTTGCGCAACCACGGTTTGCTGGCGCTAGGCAGTTCGGTACCGCGCGCTTTTGCTGTCTTGTGGCTACTGAACCGCGCTTGTGAGATTCAGGTAGCATCGACCTCGATGGGGCCGGTGCGCATGATTTCTCCGGAAATCCAGCAAGCCTGTGCGCGTGACTCGCTGCAATTCAATGAAAATTATGGGGCCGGTCAGGATGTGTTCAACGCTCTGACCCGCATCATCGACGCGACTGATACCTCGTATAAAAATTGAGGAATGCGGACTAATGAATCCGAACTGATGAATCCGAACTGATGAATCCGAACTGATGAATAAGGAATCGCCCCCATGAAAATAAGCATCTACGGAATGGGCGCTATCGGCGGTCTGTTCGCGGCCCGGCTGGCGGAACACGGGCATGAAGTCAGTGCCGTCGCACGCGGCGCGACCTTGCTCGCCTTGCAGCAACACGGAGTGCGCGTGGTCGGGCCTGACGGCACGCGCAACTTTGCCGTCCGCGCCGAGGCGGACCCTGCCCTGCTCGGCCCGCAAGACCTCATCATCCTCGCGGTCAAAGGGCCGGCGCTGGCTGCCGTCGCTTCTACCATCGCGCCGCTGATAGGGCCGCACACCGTCATCATCAATGCCATGAACGGCGTGCCGTGGTGGTTTTTCGAACCGGCCCATCTCCCCTATTCAGGAACCCGGCTGAACTCAATCGATGCCGACGGTGCTTTGTCGCGCGTGATGCCCGTTGCGCAGATACTGGGTTGCGTCGTCCACCTGTCAAGCAGCTGCCCGGAACCGGGTCTGATAAAGACGGGATTCGGCAACACCCTGATTCTGGGCGAACCCGGCGGCGGCATTTCGGCACGCCTGAGCGAGATCGCAAAAACCTTGTCGGCAGCCGGATTCGATGTCGAAGAAACCGCCAATATCCGCCAACAGATCTGGTACAAACTGTGGGGCAACATGACCATGAATCCGGTCTCGGCAATCACCGGCGCTACCTGCGATCTGATTCTGGCGGACCCGCTGGTCAGCCAGTTTTGCCTCAACG harbors:
- a CDS encoding class II aldolase/adducin family protein — translated: MPTPTPNISPAEWAARVELAACYRIFAHLGWIELIYNHITLRVPGEDKHFLINPFGLNYAEVTASNLIKIDLQGNIIGHSEWTANPAGFTVHRAIHENIDNAHCVMHTHTTAGMAVACSQEGLSMSNFYAAQLHGQLAYHEFEGITVHEGEAPRLLANIGNKRAVILRNHGLLALGSSVPRAFAVLWLLNRACEIQVASTSMGPVRMISPEIQQACARDSLQFNENYGAGQDVFNALTRIIDATDTSYKN
- a CDS encoding 2-dehydropantoate 2-reductase, translating into MKISIYGMGAIGGLFAARLAEHGHEVSAVARGATLLALQQHGVRVVGPDGTRNFAVRAEADPALLGPQDLIILAVKGPALAAVASTIAPLIGPHTVIINAMNGVPWWFFEPAHLPYSGTRLNSIDADGALSRVMPVAQILGCVVHLSSSCPEPGLIKTGFGNTLILGEPGGGISARLSEIAKTLSAAGFDVEETANIRQQIWYKLWGNMTMNPVSAITGATCDLILADPLVSQFCLNVMQEAALIGAKIACPIQQSGEDRNAITRSMGAFKTSMLQDAEAGKALEIDALVGVVREIGQMVGVATPAIDSLLGLARLFGRTHGLYPAAIQR
- a CDS encoding LysR family transcriptional regulator, whose product is MAQLRFTPRQLDAFITVADMRSFTAASQRLSLSASAVSQLIAELEQTIGFRLFDRSTRLVSLSSAGKEFLASAETAVKHLRQAESAAADVRNRAAGVVRIAAPMVLASVMLPEAIQAYQQKQPKVVVRIRDASVERLVDMVASGDADLAVGPDRATGDEVQRHLLCESAWVLWCAYGHPLAAKPELRWSDLRNTPLVAAGRDHERNVAQMSDSLPEDQRIGNIDVVDNITTALGIARAGLAATLSPEYVGALARPLGLTMRRVVDPEIMRYLCLYQPVRRATSPAAEGFAEHLSEWLPQWNKENGAA
- a CDS encoding Vat family streptogramin A O-acetyltransferase: MNGPNPQNKHPMEGFPQVCFIKNTISNPNIIIGDYTYYDDPEDAENFERNVLYHFPFIGDTLVIGKFCALAKGVKFIMNGANHKFTGISTYPFQIFGNGWETVTPSPGELPYKGDTVIGNDVWIGYEALIMPGVSIGNGAIVSSRSVVTADVPAYTIVGGNPARLIKTRFAPEVVVMLEAIAWWNWPVDVITRHLALIVAGDVEALAACQEGH
- a CDS encoding N-acyl-D-amino-acid deacylase family protein encodes the protein MQHDSSVPAGRICDTLIRNVSVIDGSGNAPFMADVALAGGRILHIAVAGTGIDSDADWQAQHIIDGAGKVLSPGFIDVHTHDDTNVIRMPGMLPKLSQGVTTVVVGNCGISAAPVSLKNEPPDPMNLLGKAGDFTYPTFASYVEAIHQAQPSVNVAALVGHTALRSNQMDRLDRAATEAEIAAMCSQLREALEHGALGLSTGLAYGNAMQAPTSEVLALAAPLADAGAIYATHLRSEFADILEAMEEAFRIGKHARVAVVISHLKCAGVENWGRSGEVLQALEQAQRYQPVGCDCYPYTASSSTLDLKQVTDTIDIRVTWSEPFPAMGGKLLADIAKEWQLDLVTTARRLQPAGAVYHCMLDEDVNRILNHPATVIGSDGLPNDPFPHPRLWGAFPRVLGHYSREQKLFPLTVAIRKMTGLSAERFGLLERGLVRAGFWADLVLFDPETVRDAATFDDPMQPAEGIEAVWVNGVLSYLGGSKKEATGLRAGRFLARQTGLRPVAAR
- a CDS encoding ABC transporter substrate-binding protein; this translates as MALTQRTTLIASLVAVALSLMAQTAQAQIKIGVIISATGPAASLGIPQKNTVSLLPTTIGGKSVEYIVLDDNSDTTAAVKNTRRLASENVDAIIGSSITPNSLAMVDVVAETQTPMISVAASAKIIEPMDDKHAWVFKTPQNDSLMASAVVERMVVDKIATVAYIGFSDSYGQGWYSEFAKQTELHKLKIVANEGYNRNDTSVTGQILKIIAANPDAVLIGAAGTPAVLPQRTLRERGYKGKIYQTHGVANNDFLRLGGKDVEGTLLPAGPVLVAALLPDSNPSKKTGLDYTQKYEAAYGAGSVTTFGAHLWDAGLLLQRALPEALKVAKPGTKEFRKALRDAIENVKNLTVSHGVINMTKTDHSGLDNRARVMVKIEANHWALAQ
- a CDS encoding sugar kinase; this translates as MTTDILAYGEAMVEFNQRTHDPRLYLQGFGGDTSNFCIAAARQGARSGYISALGNDIFGQQLRDLWRTEQVDASHVSDDAQAATGLYFVSHDSNGHHFSYARAGSAASRYTTAQLPLQAIAEAKVLHLSGISLAISASACDAGLAAMAHARQHGVRTSLDTNLRLKLWPLERAREQMRAAFSLCDICLPSWDDVSLLTGLDERDAIVDTLLSYGIGLVAFKLGAEGCYVATPDERRLIPPYPVEAFDATGAGDCFGGALIARLVAGDDPFLAARYANVCAALSTTGYGAVAPIPSAAQVNAILASA
- a CDS encoding RidA family protein; protein product: MTIKRYGVEGGSGTGGQHLPFARAVEADGWLYVSGQVPMENGEVIDGGIIAQSHKAIQNVMAIMKEVGYGPEHVVRCGVWLDDARDFPSFNRVFKEYFGANPPARACVQSSMVVDCKVEVDCIAYKK
- a CDS encoding amino acid deaminase; this translates as MNVTNYHAALTNPMIDSLNKGLGSFQQTIPAAEVSALHWNLLREDLSLPAAILSEERMSHNLQWMQQFVSEYGVKLAPHGKTTMAPKLFARQLAGGAWGITLATAQQTRVAYHHGVRRVIMANQLVGKQNKAIISELMNDPSFDFCCLVDSARSVDQLGAFFQARRQSLHVLLELGVDGGRTGVRNDAQLKAVVEAIARWPGHIVLAGIEVYEGVLKEEADIRHFLQYAVTCAQQLAQEGRFAARAAERPVILTGAGSAWYDVVAEEFAKTDIGLPLDVVLRPGCYLTHDVGIYRAAQAQIQTRNPIARKMRTELQPALQLWAYVQSIPESGKAIIALGKRDAAFDAGLPLPVLHFRPGHAAPIATPAHWQVTGMMDQHAYLQIAEGDDIQVGDMLGFDISHPCLTFDKWRQIAVVNARYDVTDVIQTYF
- a CDS encoding MurR/RpiR family transcriptional regulator; the protein is MEQTPHSFDIVSRIAERSGQLRQAEQKVAQAILSDLPFAASASIQTLAKQAEVSEASVTRFAKAIGCRDVRELKMKLAQAAAIGQRFLRTASPVVADEAPQIADIIYADIHKVLEVNRSLLSQEGMRQAVQWLSQARMIYSFGMGGGSTMMSDEARYRLVRLGRPVATYHDALLQRMVAATLNKNDVVLAFSTTGNVPELNSSCAVAKEYGARVVAITALGSPLAAMADVLLPLKSLETDFIFKPSSSRYAMMMVLDVLMAELAVQQKEHSQELLRRLKFTLDAHRGGGNREPLGD